The window GCTTATCGCTACGGGACAGAAGGCGTTATCCTTTGTGGACTGAGCGGCATTGACCTGGCCTTGTGGGACCTTTTGGGTAAAAAACTTGATGTTCCGGTGGTTCTTCTGTTGGGTGGCAAGGTTAGAGACAGTCTCAAAGCATATGCCAGTTTTCCGCCCTACCGCAAAGAAGAGATTGTCCGGCGAGAGGTCGAAAGATCGGTTAAGCTCAGTTTTGCCGGAGTAAAACTACATGAGTACGACATGGAACTAGTGGCCACGGCCAGAGACACCGCCCCTGACGGTTATCCAATTATGGTTGACGTAAACGGATACTGGACGCCGCTTGAGGCTGAGGAAAATGCCCGGCGTCTGGCCGACCTCGGTGTGCTGTGGCTAGAGGAACCCATCTGGCCCATGCAGGACTATGAAGCTATGGCCAAACTGCGGCAAAGGGTTGACTTGAAACTGGCTGCCGGCGAGAATGAATACTCCCTTAAGGCCTTCGATACATTAATGAAGAGCGGGGCCGTTGATTATGTCCAGCCTGAAATTACTAAAATCGGCGGACTGAGTATGGCCCGAAAGGTATCCGCCCTGGCCGACCTTCATAACGTGGCTATCTGCCCCCATTCTTTTCGGATAGGACCAGCCGCCTATGCCAATATCCATTGGGCCTTTTCTCAAATGAATATGGAGTGGATAGAGATTCCCCTCCTTCCAGAAGGCCGAACTTTTCCGTCAAATACTCCCCCGCTAGACATGATTGACGGGCAGATTCAGTTCCCGAAGGGCTCAGGGTTCGGGCTTCTGGAATTATAAAGCACCTTTGTTGAGTTTCAGTTCTAAGAATTATTTCAAATTAGACAAATTGAAAACTAAAATAAAAACCCGTAAAAAGAAAAATAGCAAAATATATTAAAATCAGATTTTCCCGTCTATTTCCCAATTGTAACGTCTAGCGTATATTCATAAATCTTTGTCTCAACTTTTTCTATCTTCATTTCTCCTGCTCCGGGCTAGAAAGTGGATTCAATTTCAATCTGGTTGATTACATCAGAGGGAAATGCTTTTTAAATTTTTGTAAGATTTCCTTTTGAGCTGCCGACTGACTAATCCATGATTCGTTAAGTCTGATCTTTTTTTTGTTCCTTGGCCATAGGGTTCCGGTCCATACAGGGAACGCCAAACTGGCAGAAGGCGCAGCCCACCGGATATGAAATAACATCCTGATTATTAATCCTGCGAGGGTGAGGTTTGAGGATGTTTCCAAGGCGGTTGGTCATTTCTTTTGACACGATCCGGCCATATAAATTGCACTTAACCTTATCGTGGCCCTCTTCGGTAATAGCGCCGCCAGGGCATCTTGCCTCACACTCTCTACAGGTGCCTTTGGCATAATACAAACAGTTGGCGTAAGGCTCATCGCTCCTCCTGGGAGTAACTTCAAGCGGCGCGTCGGTAATAACCGAACTCACCCTGATGTTGCATCCCGCTTCGGTGATCAGGCCTTCATGAAGACTGAAGGTGCCCAGACCGGCGGCAAATGCTATGTGCCGCTCGGACCAGACCGAGTAAACTCGGGGGGGATTATCCTTGACCAGGATCTGAAAAGCCGGGCTGAGCATTCCAGCGGTGGCGTGAAAACCTTGATCTTTAAAGAATTTTATACTCCGGTTCAAGACGTCATTCATAAAGGCGTTCGCATAGTTCCGGCCTACACAATAAATCTCAGCAGGCATCATGGTGGCATCTTTGCTTTCCTCCCGAATGTGGTTGACATAAGGGAAAATAATCGAAACGATACGCAATCGCGGTGCAAGATCGTTCATTTCAGGATGTCCGGCCCTGATCCACACCTCGGCTGGAGTCAAATGTTCTGGCGCTACAACCTCCTTGAATTTCATAAAAATATGATCATCACCCCGGGAGACTCCGAAGAGTGGAGTGGCAAAGATTCGTTCACTACCGTAACCTTCCGGGAGACGATTGAGTTCATTTGTTGCGAATAACTCCTGTATGAACCGGCAAAATTGTTCATTCACCTAAATGACCCCTTTTTTTTCGAGTTCCGTTATTTCGTCA of the Deltaproteobacteria bacterium genome contains:
- a CDS encoding epoxyqueuosine reductase gives rise to the protein MNEQFCRFIQELFATNELNRLPEGYGSERIFATPLFGVSRGDDHIFMKFKEVVAPEHLTPAEVWIRAGHPEMNDLAPRLRIVSIIFPYVNHIREESKDATMMPAEIYCVGRNYANAFMNDVLNRSIKFFKDQGFHATAGMLSPAFQILVKDNPPRVYSVWSERHIAFAAGLGTFSLHEGLITEAGCNIRVSSVITDAPLEVTPRRSDEPYANCLYYAKGTCRECEARCPGGAITEEGHDKVKCNLYGRIVSKEMTNRLGNILKPHPRRINNQDVISYPVGCAFCQFGVPCMDRNPMAKEQKKDQT
- a CDS encoding mandelate racemase/muconate lactonizing enzyme family protein — its product is MKIEKIETKLFKDDVLPQLFVHITTEDGLVGVGEAWWGLSVKPVESAINDALAPLLIGEDSTRIEQLWQKMFKYAYRYGTEGVILCGLSGIDLALWDLLGKKLDVPVVLLLGGKVRDSLKAYASFPPYRKEEIVRREVERSVKLSFAGVKLHEYDMELVATARDTAPDGYPIMVDVNGYWTPLEAEENARRLADLGVLWLEEPIWPMQDYEAMAKLRQRVDLKLAAGENEYSLKAFDTLMKSGAVDYVQPEITKIGGLSMARKVSALADLHNVAICPHSFRIGPAAYANIHWAFSQMNMEWIEIPLLPEGRTFPSNTPPLDMIDGQIQFPKGSGFGLLEL